tgctcgctcacgctcaccggagcgttttgcgctcacgtgagctggtgagtcaaagtaggtagttgttttttcctgttgaagcatctgcctgtttgaaacgaagtttctagaactatctcagcacaggcagcaaaaacaaacaagaaactgGCCTAACAAACAAAAGTAGGCAATGAAATGGATTTGATCAGCGAACCGAAATTTACGTTCTATTTAAAATCTAGACATTTTTCGAACAAGGAACAAATACCTAAATtcataatgtaaacattcattggcgtgaagagatgcactgtttgttcacaaatcaaatccatattggaccatattgtattgttgttatgtacaaaaatattgacaatttatgtatattttatttatttttaaataatcttttaaacagttacagtcatccatgttcaaaaaatcatatataacttgtaattgaatattttcagaggtttggttgcgaaagtgttgaataaaatccacttgttggaagaagagccaaccttttcgtggtgaaaaatattgacaatttatttGACTTGAGTCAAAAGGGTTATTTCAACCCTTAGGAATTTTGAGGCATATATTTAAAAtagaactgtttcaaaaatgttaccctattttctaaaatgtttgctaAATAAAGACTAACCTTATAGAAATGATTGACCGTTTCTTATCACTGAATCACTGAAAGATTTAATAAacggaataactttttttaatggtagctccccaagtaacattttttccaggagttctacaagagctcttcaagatagctacagcatagcagtttggaccgcggtaggataaaattctcttcaaaacttcttcaggagtttggaagagtacttgaagagagttttatcctaccgtggtccaaactgctatgctgtagctatcttgaagagctcttgtagaactcctggaaaaaaatgttacttttgacattctgacccgcaatctggaaatgtagtcaaaacactgattaggtacataaaacagtttaatgttatattttaatcaaccaagcatttaaccttgaatcgaacttaccaaagcataaatcctcttgaatcaattcattgttttgtaagtttttctaaggtttACAGGCCCTTTTATTTAGGCGTCTATACCCCTCTGCCCCTCTCTACTACAATAAGgcctttaaattctaaaatatttatacattcaACTGTTTgtctaaaaaattatttgacccttgcgaatccaaccttttatttaaaaacatgattgataaaaatgagctattccaattcatatatcataaaatttgttcacaaaGTCATATTTGCAAAGCCCTACTGCACCTTACGCAAAAAATCCatctagaattaaaaaaaactttctcaaaaacgttaaatgattagcgacacgtccaaaatgagcgctccgtgagcgaaatatGAGCGTGAGCGCGAGCatggagcaaacgtgagcgcgggcaaacgtgagctagctcgcgcagcgctcctcctcacgaatgagcgaacagtgagcgctcacgagcgcgtgagcgtgtgaggaacgcaacactggTTACAGCTGCTaccggctaaagcatcaacttgctcAGGTCGAGGCTCAGACAGTGGGCCAGcaaagtatgagagcgatagaaagagaaccaaatataactatttttagttcgggtagtgttgaagtcaacgtttggcagaaatacattggatatatgatttacattgaataggaatttacaggaagctgaacacgggtagaaattcatcagatttgagtttccatgctcaacgtttccattagatttatgatttacattagatttagatttacatttgagtaatttccatgactttttactctttacatcatatttcaacattacatcgagtgagtttacataagaaacactaattacgtgctgtgtaaatatacatatttttttctgtgtaaacttCTAAAAAAAGGATGAAAGAATTGCAAATGAtgataaaatgttattaaaacaagTTAGAGTAGTTTTTTCCTTTtacgagcaattctctacaaaatcggtcctttttttcattttattttttgtatttttgaatccgGCTGAAGCTTTGctcaaagaagcaattttgcatcattagtttgtccatttatttttttcatacaaatttggctgctgtccatacaaaattgatgtataaaaattcaaaaatctgtatcttttgaaggatttttttgatcgatgtggtgtcttcggcaaagttgtaggtataaataaggactacactgaaaaaaaatgatacacgctaaaaaaatcagtgatttttagtgaatttgactttttgtcactaaaacatgatttaaaaaaaacactttttttatatgttttaggggacatgaaatgccaacttttcagaaacttccaggctgtacaaaaaatctttgaccgagttatgatttttttattttcaaaaaattgaaatattggtcgcaaaaatgtttcaacttcatttttcgatggaaaatggatggaaattttggtaaagagcaccgttttcaagttatagccatttataggtaacatttttgaaaatagtcgcagtttttaattttaaaaaattaaactattgaaaaaaatatcgttgaaaaactaagaaattccctatattttgcttttgtaCATTGCTGAtacaacccttagttgctgagatattgccatgcaaaggtttaaaaacaggaaaattgatgttttctaagcctgacccaaacaacccaccattttttaatgtcgatatcttagcaactaatggtccgattcacaatgttaaaatatgaaacattcgtgaaattttccgatcttttcgatttttttatcgaaaaataaagttgaaaaatgtatgcgaccaaaatttggattttaaaaatagtatttgttgaaaaattcaaaattcggtcaaagatttttgcacatcctaaaaatttctgaaaagtatgCATTTAATGTCccttaacatatttaaaaaacggggaaaaaataaaattagtttttttttgcaaatcataccgaaggcaccaaaaaagtttcagtcggattaaaaaatacaaaaattaaaattctaaaaaaagaccgatttcgtaaaaATTGCTCTGGGgggagtagtcatcaatgagacacggggaacaatgataaaatggctctcacaagacgtagtttcaaccaatcaggctcatatttgggggaaaggtgtgtctactagatacacgtctgccataatagtggctttggttatggacgctcccttgcaaagttattcatacatgtttgattctggggtgttaaagtaaattatgactaaaaattacattttcgctcatagactgccattaacacaaaaactaatatttctccaaatttctttcgtcatttcacagggcattagttgggctacaatgtcctttcattaggtttggccaaaatttaaagtatacccagaatccagggctgtctcaatgttccccactcatttcagcccatgggtaacaatgagacactttgatttttcttcattaaacttttcaaaatctatggaaatctttcaaaacataaattggAAGTGAATTTTGGCATATTTAGTtagtttgaacttcatttaaccaaaaatataaagttatttggtaaaatataaggattttacaaaatttaaatactttttagtataactgttgttatttgaagtttcaggttggcaaaattgctttagaatgttcaaggcaagtcacctgcaatggaacaatacaaaatatgatgttttactagaaaagtattgattttcgtagagtgtctcattgttccccacctgtctcattgttactgccaagtgcgtctacaatgagacagttgaataactctggctgtagaggtcggatcgatctcatattttggtcaatgttagaacacattaaaagaaagaaaatgcaacaaaaagctctttaaaacatgctgatgaaaaaaaatacaaaaaccgttgaagtttaaaaaccaaaagtgtctcattgatgactaccctaccctattaTTACATCAACCCTCTGAAAAGTTACAACAAGTTTTTGTGTAGAGAAtgctgcaaatttttaaaattctgtaatgTTTATTCCAATACAACAATTTACTTCGCAAACGGCATACCCAAACTCTAAAGTGCTCGGTTCGACTTCAAATTTCCGGGCTTCTCTACCCAAAATAGgtctatacatattttttgttcggTTATTAGGGTGGTTGTTGCCACGTCAGGGCGGTTCAAAGATGAcaattttgagaattaaaaaaaacacatatttccaAAATCATTGGTTGACACAGTTTTAACCAATTATCAATTCCAGTTTGCAATAGAAAGGAGACTAATTAGGCTTCGTAGAAATAATACgattccaatgtttttttttatagaaaataacTTCAGTTACAAAAGCCACCCTAATGACTGAACAAAAATTGTGTATTTAACTATTTAGGGTAGAGAATCCCAAAAATGTGAAGCCGAACCGAGAACTTTAGAGTTTGGTCATGCTGTTTGCGTAGGAAATTGTTGTATTTTCCACAtcacagaattttaaaactttgcagCTTTCTCTACACTAAAATTTGTTGTAACTATTCAGAGATTTGATATAATAGTAATGTTTATTCTACAAATTTATTCTGGGCGATATTTGCTCCAAATccactttaacatttttgatatacacaaagaaaaaatgatgtttccagatgaacttgaaagaaaaacaggaaaaatcctatttatatatatatatattgtaaaaaatatattgtaaaaaatcaaaatgaaataaaatcaatttttaccgatagaagattttgaaaaacagtttccCTGACTCGGAGCAGTCCCCTCAACAAGCTCAAAAGTGATTCAGCGAGGTTCATtcaagtttaataaaaataacctttttgcaattccgtcgtgaaactatttacttttcctgtcattcttgaacgacgaaatagcctacttttctgtaccaaaaataacaaaatcgaatagcaacagttttcaaaataaatgttgaaaagttctacttttcagcactcaaatggatgctgaaaagttaaatatttcggcacttgtttcgaaaagtaacacttttcaacatttttttgatttaaacgatttattgacaaaacacatgaaaatttgacataaaatttcactcagtgtgtgttttttggaattgcaaaaaatgttgtatggaactcgttgcaaaacttgattttttcagcactcttggTATTTATCCAACTATGGATAACtatggataaatgtacgactcgtgctgaaaaaatcctctttttgcaacttgttgcataaactactattagacAAGCCGTGTAACAATATCAAATCGTTTTTGCACGATTGTATTCTTAGAATTCAGTATTCCAAATTTAACACATTCAATCTTTAACAAATCGGTGGATCGGAcatcacaaaacatttttgattttcgattcATATCTACCCTAGCCgctttaatgttttggaagcTACACGTGTTTTTCCTCCTCTCAACTGTATTAGTACGATCCAGTCACCCTCACACACCAAAGAGAGGAAAAGCGAAAAGAAAATTCTCGCCCCTTCGCTTTTCCCCCTTTCCCACTCCCACTGCTTTTCTGACAGCTTTTCGCTccaaacaaaacacacacaccagCGCGTGTGAGCGTGTATTGGTGCGCAGAATGACACTTGCAGGATTCGCGTTTTCCAGGTGGCtcgctttttctgcttttcctCACTTCTCAAAGATATGGCAGCATCAAACGACGTCTGGCTGTGAACGGGGGGGGgtggaaagtgaaaattttcttgCTCAAATTGTCCCGAATGGGGGTTTTGAATTGGTGATGGAAATCCTGGCTGGAAGTGCAACTGAGTTTGGGATGTTGTGGGTGTGATAAATTGGTGGAAGTTGTGTTGTGAATTTTCACGTGGAAAAGTGCCAATTTGAGTGATTCTTTGTTGGGGCGGTTGAGAGGAAAAATCGTGGGGGGAATCTCGGAAAGTGGTAAAAATTTGTAGGAAAAATGAGCGACTTtctgtgaaaaattgatttgtttgctGGAAAATTTTACGCAAACTGTTCAAAATGACATCGGATGGTTCCACTTCGTTCGTGGGAACATGGGAGGTAtaatttcagcaaaatttactggaaaatccatgaaaaaatctacattctcctcctttttttttagattatcgAATCCCACCTGGATGGAACTGCGGACAAGTTGGGCCTGGAAGGGTAAGAAATTGGGTTTGCTTGATGAAGgtgtaattaaattttaacgcCTGCAAGGTAGGCAAGCCATAAATTATTgagtgaaaacttttttttctgaagctCTGGCTATAAAATATCGTCTTTTTCTGCCTCCTCCGCCTCATCTGTGGCTGTTGGTGGAGTGCAAAGGGAGTGGCACGGTGTAATTGTGACGCGGTTGGTGCTCTGCGGGAAGTGGCAGTGCTGGGCGTAACGAAGTGAATGGGCAGAGTGCATCTCAccagacgatgacgatgatggcgATCGTCTAGTGGTGATGATGATAGAATTGATTAGGGATAAGCCTTCGAGaactgttttattttgaggaaatttgaaaaaaagatcaaTACAAAATACTAGTAACaataaacaaaacacaaaaaaaaaaaacaaatgaaattctgtatcttgaaaaaagattttcttatcgatttagTGTTTTTGGCAAGTTAATTATTAGATCTTTTAAGAGAAACTAGTTCCAGTGAtttcttttttccatttttgtttgaactttttatcacttaaaaaaattggattcctaaaatacgtattattgaattttcaatttttatatgttgtaaAAGTCATCTGTTAAGCCAAAGAGTACGTCATGGTGTAAAATTTGGTTAGgacaaatgaatttaaaaaaaaatatggctttAAATCATTATCAAGTtcccaatcaaaaaatacttcaatgtcttttttaagcaaaatgtaccgttttcttGTAACAGCTAGTTTTAGGtataaataaatgattttgtttaaggtttttgagttttaattttttttttgaaaagccgattaacatttgtataagcttagaaaatgtcataaaatctaaaatgtcCTCTCTATGACTTTAACAATCAATTTGGACAATAAGAATCTGAGGTAtagcctcaaaaaaaaaaaaacatatcgatgaaaatgatttttactaAGTTTCACCTTATTAGCATGTTATTCCCAACAGTCGATACCaaggaaactattggttcaattttcaatgttaaaaatttaaactgatgtgaaattttctgattataatgctctgattctgattttttttttttcaaatcaaactcaacacccttttcaaaaaaaatgttctagattttatttaaaagaattaaaacatagttggccttttaaaaaaatctcaaattttgaaacactgtttgattgcaaatttgattgttcgaaaaatgattttttatcaacaaaagTCAAGAGTctagattttcgatattttttaaaatcactatttttttcgaaaattcatatatattatattatctttttgcaattccgtcgtgaaactacttacatttcctgtcattcttgaacgacgaaacagcctacttttctgtaccaaaaataacagaatcgaatagtaacccttttcaaaacaaatgctgaaaagttctacttctcagcactgaaatggatgctgaaaagttgaacttttcagcacttgttttgaaaagaaacatttttcaacatttttttttatttgaacgattcattgactcaatgcaagGACATTTGTCCGATAATTCtgtccaaagggtgtttttcggaattgcaaaaaacgttgtatggaactcgttgcaaagcatgatttttcatcactcgtcgtatttatctaactcggtgaagctcgttagataaatgtacgactcgtgctgaaaaaatcctctttttgcaacttgttgcataatagtagtttatgcaacaagttgcaaaaagaggattttttcagcacgagtcgtacatttatccaacgaggttcaccgagttggataaatacgacgagtgctgaaaaaatcatgttttgcaacgagttccatacaacattttttgcaattccgaaaaacacccattgagtgaaattttaagtcaaattttcatgtatttgtcaataaatcgtttaaatcaaaacaatgttgaaaagtgttacttttcgaaacaagtgctgaaaagttcaacttttcagcacccatttcagtgctgaaaagtagaacttttcagcatttattttgaaaagtgttgctattcgattctgttacttttggtacagaaaagtaggctatttcgccgttcaagaatgacagaaaaagtaagtagtttcacgacggaattgcaaaaactactatttcagtctCCTAAGTCttgaaacataacaaaaaatcaaaaaatcgtattttaggAGAAAAACTTAAAGTTATAAAGAGTTGATTAAAACacaacaaccaacaacaaacaaacatgaaaattgcTTTTGTATATAACAACGATGTTGATGATCTTTTACGatcttttaaatgttttaaaatgtttcaccCTAAAGTTGTATATAAAACAACTGAAATAAATTACTTTTTACAACACCTTTATGAAAATACtttcttttcctgtcattttatTGAGACAAAATGGCCTGCTCATCATCACCAAACATTAAAGCGCCTTAATGTTCATTATaacactcatttcagtgctgaaaagttctttttttcggCACTTGTATTGAAAAGTTATATTCTTTGACACGGTTTTGATTTCACAGAAATTTTCctggaaaatcatatttggtGTTTGCATAACTCGTGctaaaaaattttcatttcgctacttgttgcataaactactacagTCTTGCCTTATTTTTGCACCGCATATGGGGTGCATAActgaggcgtgcataactgaagcaaaGAGCCTGTGGGATTtcggctatatgggagacattggcagtaatcctatgaaaaattatccaatctttaaaaaaatagtatttatgaatcgggatgatgtcagttatccatttgAAATGatcacaattttcacaaaaaaacgtatttttcctgtatttcgaaaatgcatttttttcttgaaaaaaaagcttttgcaatatgggtatcaaatgatcaggtttttcttttataaatttcggaaatattttttaaaacaatcatcattttcacaaaactatgcatttgtgaaaatatactccaaatttcagttatTAGAATTTTAGTTTCAACTGATCGGGATGTTTTCAAACGTTTcgaaaataatcataaaaatgaATGCTAaagtttttcacaaaactacgtattatcgaaaaaatacttacaaTTTCAGTTTTCTTCAATATGGGtctcaaatgatcgggatttttttatacacactaaataataaaacaaattttagaaaaaaaactcacgatatcaatatttgaaaaatggatatcaaatgatcgggattttttcatacatttcgaaattaataacacattttttttgaaaaaactcaaattttccacaaaactacacattttttaaaaaatactcaaaatttctttcCGTTCGgctcaaaactaaaatttttagtatttttttcgaaaatacgtaggtttatgattttttttatattttcaaaaaatgtttctatATTTTCgtaatgtataaaaaatcctgatcatttgataccgatacagtccagactcgattatccgaagcctcgattatccgaagttttgattatccgaaggttggtatgggacttcggataatcgaaccacgaacaaaacaaattgttttcgttttttttttttcattttcttgtttctgacataaaattttagttttagtcaaatttgagttgttgattgcctttaaaaaaataaaatgcattttttcaatattgcaccACCGCCATTTtgatcgccatcttggatttaaaaattctaattaattttagcgtagtttaggggtcatacctatgctcaacaatcaaaaattagaaaacgaaacaattttttttcctgattcgattttccgaagtgatttttttccgaggccttcggataatcgagtctggactgtattgttgaaactgaaattttaagtatttttcaaaaatacgtagttttgtgaaaaatttgagtattttctaaaattgttgttttatcTTTCGAAATGAATGACAAATCCAGAccatttgatacccgtattgcaactgaaattttgagtacttttaaaattacgtagcttctgagaaattaaaaaaaaaattgttataactttcgaaatttttgaaaaactcccTACCGATagatacccatgttgcaaaaATTATGGGAAATTATGAGTACTTTTTGtcaatacgtagttttgtgaaaattttgagtatttaaaaaatgtgatataactttcgaaatgtattatAAAATCCctatcatttgatactcatattgtagaatacattttttttaactttttcgtaAATACGgcgatttgtgaaaattttgagtattttcataaaaaaaaacatatttttaaaatgtttgtcccgatcatttgatacccatagtgCAGTAACAAGCTGTACGAACGTCTCACATATTACCAAAATCTCATAAGCTCTGCGCTTCATTTAAGCACTGGGTCGCGCTTAACCGATACAGCGGAACGAATCATAACCGcggcgtgcaaaaccggggcctGACTGTATTTATTCTTATCTCTCCATTCCCCAGCGTAAAGTTCCGCCTGGACGAGATGGGTGACATCATCTGGTACAACGACCTGGTCCACACCACCAACAGCAATGCTCACCCGGGAAGCGCTGACTACGACGGCCATCGGATGGCCACCGGCTTCGAGTCGTCCAGCTTTTGCCCGTTCAACGACTCCGCCATGGTGCTGTTCAGCTGCGAGACGTTCGAGGTGGTCGAGCTAAGCTCGGCTGGGCCGGGGTTGATCTTCGGGGCGTACACCGGGCATAGCATTGAGTTCCGCACGAACTCGTACAATCCGGCCGACCGGATGACGTTGAAGTGTGATGGGTGGTGCCGGTTGGCTTGTAAGCGGGTCAAGGAGGACCAATCGGTGGGGCAGGAGATCCCGTTTACGCTGCTCTCGGTGCTGGATGATGGGAACTTTTGTGATGTGACTCTGAAGAGTTGTGATAACGTGATTTACAACGTCCACTCGCCGATATTGCGGTTGAATGGGTTCGATTGTAGCAGTATGGCGGCCACAACCACATATCAACACCTAGCGAATCGATTCGAGGCCGCCGCAGCTGCCACTGCGGAGCGGAACAACCATCCGCCACTGATGAAGGTCAGCTCGGTGCCGTGTGCCAAGTCTCCGAAGCCGGTGGTGGCGCTGGTCAGCGGTTGTCAACATATCAGCCAACGGGCAAGCCCAACCACGACGACGACCCCGAACTTCCTGCTACCGCCGACGCTGGACGTGTACAACCTCTCTCCCAAGCTGGTCTCCAACTCGTTCAACTGCCTCGCGGCCAACTCCGACTCGATCTTTCTGGACGTACCCCGCAAGCATCACGTATCCTCCTCGGACTCGAACCTCAACTCCGACCGCAACATCTTCTTCTTCCCCGCCCCGAGCATGATCACCCCCGCAACCTTCGAAAGCCCGTTCCAACGAACCAAGTTCAAGCCACCCTCTTCCCCGTTCCGCGCCCGCAGCCCGTCGCCCTTCCCCTGTTCGCTGGACACCCCACCGTCCTCACCCCTAACCCCCCTTTCGGTGCTGAACAACATCCCGTCGAAGATGCTGTCCACGATCCTGCACTGGCTGTACTGCGAATGTCTTCCCGAAAGCCTCGACGAGGAAACGTGCACGAGCTTGATCGCGATGTGCGAGAGTACGACGCCGCTGAGCCGGATGACGCCACCGTGCAAGAACTTCCTGCGCAACATTCAGCTCAAGAAGTGTAAGGGTTTGATCTTGTTTAAAGCTTGAAGCTTGATTTAATTTCGGTTCAAATTCCAGTTGTCATCGATATCATTACGGATTTGCACGACAGTCTGAACAACATGATCCAGATGGTCAACCCGAACACCATCTCGCACAGTCCGTGCGTGCTGTGCCAGATCTTCAAGGAGGGATTCAAGGAATCGCTGATAGGTGAGTTGAGGTTATGTTCACGACGCTCAAAATTGACTTGCTTCCATGCTTCCAGCGATGGTCAAGCTGCTCCAGTTCTGCAACATCTTCACCAAGGACGCGACCACGTTCACGCGCCACCAGCGCCACGAGATCATCAAGTACGTCCGCTCGCGGATGCCCGTCTTCCTGTCCCAGATGCACCAGCTGCTGCAGAACGTCAACGTCGTGCTGTGCAGCCTGACCACGGACGAGCGGAACGACCTGGTGTCGTACCTGGTGCCGGAGATTACGTACGCGCTGGAAGTGCTGACGGCCTCCATCTCCGAGATCAAAAACTCGCTGGAGAAGGTTTGCAAGGTGAGTCGCGGGTGTAGATTTGAGGGATTCACCGAACCTAACCTCAATGTTTGTGCAGGACCTCAAATCAACGCACGGTCAAGAGGGTCGAGGTTCCGGTGGTGGTGCCACCGCGGGAATCGGTTCCCGCGAGAGTAGGATGGCGGCTCGAGGTCGGACGAGAAGTTCCTCCGGGTACGGGAATGCCAGCCCGTCGAGCCCGTCGGCAACGGGGGGTTCGTCCGCGGGTGGTGGTGACTCGAACCGGTTCAACCAGCAAAACTCCGAAAGCGACCTCAAGTTCTTCCTGTACATGTACGAGGTGAAGAAGATGCGCGACATCTACGGGAGGGTGTCGAGCGCGCTCGAAGTGATACTCCACAAGAGGTATGGCTTGGTATTGTTTGACAGTGAGCGAGAGAGCAACTCTCTTTTTTCGCGATCCCTCTCTAGAGCAAACGAGAGGAAAGAGAGTTGCTCTCTTGGTCACTGTCTTGCACTGAGATTGGTATCTTACTGGCAACTTTTTAGGGCAACCTTTAACGAGATGAACCATATGCATCAACACCAAACTGTTCGGAGGAATCTGGAGCAGTTGACACTGGAGGTCCCACTGTTTATCGCTCGACTTGAGGAACTGTGTGATACGATTGATGAGAAGATTGGCTGGAAGGAATTCAAGTTCTGCTTCAAGTTTTTGACTAGTCAGGTGGTGAGTATCTCTTGTGAAATCGTGAAAAGTTTGTAACTGACCATCTCGTTTCTTCAAGAATGGAATAATCTCGAAGCTGTTGGAGCATAAAGCTGCCTTAAACGATGCAATGTTGTATGTAAGTAGTCTCGTTGAAGCAGATCCAGGTGAGA
This is a stretch of genomic DNA from Culex pipiens pallens isolate TS chromosome 1, TS_CPP_V2, whole genome shotgun sequence. It encodes these proteins:
- the LOC120418717 gene encoding uncharacterized protein LOC120418717, whose product is MTSDGSTSFVGTWEIIESHLDGTADKLGLEGVKFRLDEMGDIIWYNDLVHTTNSNAHPGSADYDGHRMATGFESSSFCPFNDSAMVLFSCETFEVVELSSAGPGLIFGAYTGHSIEFRTNSYNPADRMTLKCDGWCRLACKRVKEDQSVGQEIPFTLLSVLDDGNFCDVTLKSCDNVIYNVHSPILRLNGFDCSSMAATTTYQHLANRFEAAAAATAERNNHPPLMKVSSVPCAKSPKPVVALVSGCQHISQRASPTTTTTPNFLLPPTLDVYNLSPKLVSNSFNCLAANSDSIFLDVPRKHHVSSSDSNLNSDRNIFFFPAPSMITPATFESPFQRTKFKPPSSPFRARSPSPFPCSLDTPPSSPLTPLSVLNNIPSKMLSTILHWLYCECLPESLDEETCTSLIAMCESTTPLSRMTPPCKNFLRNIQLKKFVIDIITDLHDSLNNMIQMVNPNTISHSPCVLCQIFKEGFKESLIAMVKLLQFCNIFTKDATTFTRHQRHEIIKYVRSRMPVFLSQMHQLLQNVNVVLCSLTTDERNDLVSYLVPEITYALEVLTASISEIKNSLEKVCKDLKSTHGQEGRGSGGGATAGIGSRESRMAARGRTRSSSGYGNASPSSPSATGGSSAGGGDSNRFNQQNSESDLKFFLYMYEVKKMRDIYGRVSSALEVILHKRATFNEMNHMHQHQTVRRNLEQLTLEVPLFIARLEELCDTIDEKIGWKEFKFCFKFLTSQVNGIISKLLEHKAALNDAMLYVSNLIQKEQFTRAMLELGLLENRSVDSSGYGDPRPCPNRFLDYNNTKLNLVQSLCEPPTAHHSSLSKNALKLLHSGHLADMEFEVVVSPTDCQNENVVSAFDFSPDDAALLFGGTGTGGAGTPQAKNQSSHTFKAHRVIVAARCEWFKKALLSGMQEDINRKIVIHDTSPVIFRRLLLYLYGAPVDKSVGVDQLCELMLLADRYSVDNLKDICENTLMASIDGDSVIYLLGIADRFNAATLKASCLSYLSQHTELTRLEIFGELPGYLQSEVQDLIKWCGRVPEPWCEQGARSDRSRRSLKSPSRTKSSSRSRKTSPSFM